tgactatctagctgatctatgcccctcattattttatagacctctataaggtcacccctcagcctctacgctccagagaaaaaagtcccagtcgatccagcctctccttataactcaaaccgtcaaatcccggtaacatcctaataaattttttctgcactctttctagtttaataatatcctttcgataatagggtgaccagaattgcacacagtattccaagtgtggccttaccaatgtcttgtacaacttcaacaaaacattccaactcctgtattcaacgttctgaccgatgaaaccaagcatgccgaatgccttcttcaccactctgtccacctgtgactccactttcaaggagctatgaacatgtatccctagatctctttgttctgtaactctccccagtggccgaccattaactgagtaagtcctgccctggctcaatctaccaaaatgcatcacctcgcatttatctaaattaatctccatctgccactcgtcagcccactggcccaattgatcaagatccctttgcaatcctagataaccttcttcactgtccactgtaccaccaatcttggtgtcatctgcaagcttactaaacATGccgactaaattctcatccacaatattaatataaatgacaaataacagtgggcccagcactgatccctgaggcacaccactggtcacaggcctccagtttgaaaaacaactctctacaaccaccctctgtcttctgtcattaagccaattttgtatccatttggctacctcaccctggatcccgtgagatttaatcttatgcaacaacctaccatgtggtaccttgaacTAATGTTTTGTGTGAGCTTCCTGAAcccaaatcctccccttctaagacCAACTATATTAACATCTGTAACAGAGCTGGAGTTATTTTTCAAttccaccaacagacccaaatgaacatggttcagtttgaatatgattaacagcaaaatccaatcacaatagttacttgtgagttcgctggtgtctcaggagattggatgaggtagtgaatcccgtcccacactgggagcaagtgaactgcctctccccagtgtggattcgctggtgtgtccgcagatgggatgactgactgaatctcttcccacattgagaacaagtgaaaggcctctccccagtgtgaattcgctgatgtgccAATAGAttgaatgactgactgaatccctttccacacacagagcaggtgaatggcttctccccagtgtgaacttgctggtgtatcagcagcttggctgaacgagtgaatcccttcccacattgggagcagaTAAAAGGCctatccccagtgtgaactcgttggtgtatcagcaggtcagatgactgagtgaatcccctcccacatacagaacaagtgaacggcctctccccagtgtgaactcgctggtgtattagCAGGTGAGATTGGTTagcgaattccttcccacactgggagcaggtgaacggcttctccccagtgtgaatttgctggtgtctcaacaaattggctgaatgagcgaatcccttcccacactgagaacaagtgaatggcttctccccagtgtgaactcgctggtgtatccgcaggttgtACGAGTGAGAAAAttgcttcccacactgggagcaggtgaacggtttctccccagtgtgaactcgctggtgtattgctaggttggatggccaattgaatcccttcccgcacagggagcaagtgaatggtctcttcccagcATGACTGCATCGATGggtttccagcagggatgggcaattgaatcccttcccacaatcctcacactTCCATGCCATCTCCCTGTTGTGACGACAATTATGTTCCGAAAGACTTGATGATTGGTTAAAGTCTTGTCCACAcatagaacacgtgtacagtttctctccactgtgaacggtgcttttttcttccatgttcaaaatacaACGATATTCAGGTTATAATAAATTGACCAACTCCATCAGGTTCTGATatcatgtttggtttcagtttcctaactacaaatcctcctcttctgaaaccctgtgaaattgatttaaaacagaaaaaagggagtgagagagaacccacaaaaacaggttgtgaaattgagctgaatgaatctgggaaTTTGCGGGGTCGACACTAGGAAAATTGCTGGTTTTTCatcaaaacccaactggttcaccaatatccttcagggaaggaaacctgacaCCCAGTCTGGATCAACACAAGACTGTGGACACTCTTGGAGGAGACAGAGAAAAATAGGAGAGATcgggggtgaaggagagggattttatacatctacaactcaacagatctttgacagaatctcccaaGCCCTCAACCTCCACTACCAAAGACCAGGGTAGCAGGTAAAAGTACACCCCATcaactccaagttcccctccaactcacacatcatcctgacttatcTGACATCCTGTACTCAAAGAACAGAAACTTTTtttataaatactgggaagactgaaaccattgtcttcagtccgaactacaaactccattccctcgcCAACAACTTCCTGGCAActatctgaggctgaaccaggctgttcgcAACtgtggtgaaatatttcaccccaatttgagcttccaaccacatatccacatcatgattaagaccgcctatttccaaggagacacaggttcaaggcgagagggagaaagtttcagggagagagtggtgggtggctggaatgcgctaccagaggaggtggtggaaacaggcacattagcaacatttaggaggcatctggatgggtgcatgcatagggagggaatagagggataagtaCTGAGTAAGGGCAAAAGATGTTTTCTTAAATTAaggcatcatagaaccatagaaaattacagctcagaaactggcccttggcccttcttgtctgtgccgaaccattttatgcctcgtcccactgacctgcacttggaccatatccctccacacccctctcatccatgaacccgtccaactttttcttaaatggtacaatggcatttaccactttatctggcagctcattccacactcccaccactctctgcgtgaagaagccctccctaatattccctttaaacttttctcctttcacccttaacccatgccctctggtttttttctccccgagcctcagcggaaaaagcctgcttgcattcactctatctatacccatcaaaatcttatacacctctatcaaatctcccctcaatcttctacgctccagggaataaagtcccaacctattcaatctctctctgtaactcagcttctcaagtcccggcaacatctttgtgaaccttctctgcactctttcaatcttatttacatccttcctgtaactaggtgaccaaaactgtacacaatactccaaattcggcctcaccaatgccttatagaaccatagaaaattacagcttagaaacaggccttttggcccttcttgtctgtgccgaaccattttatgcctagtcccactgatctgcacttggaccatatccctccacacccctctcatccatgaacccgtccaactttttcttaaatggtaaaagtgaccccgcatttaccactttatctggcagctcattccacactcccaccactctctgcgtgaagaagccccccctaatattccctttaaacttttctcctttcacccttaacccatgccctctggttgttttctcccctagcctcagcggaaaaagcctgcttgcattcactctatctatacgcatcaaaatcttatacacctctatcaaatctcccctcaatcttctacactccagggaataaagtcccaacctattcaatctctctctgtaactcagcttctcaagtcccggcaacatccttgtgaaccttctctgcactctttcaatcttatttacatccttcctgtaactaggtgaccagaactgtacacaatactccaaattcggcctcaccaatgccttatataaccttaccataacactccaacttttatactcgatactccgatttataaaggccaatgtaccaaaggcactctttacgaccctatccacctgtgacgtcacttttagggaattctgtacctgtattcctagatccctctgttcaactgcactcttcagagtcctaccatttaccctgtatgttctactttgatttgtccttccaaagtgcaatatctcacacttgtctgcgttaaattccatttgccatttttcagcccatttttctagttggtccaaatccctctgcaagctttgaaaaccttcctcactgtccactacacctccaatcttt
The sequence above is drawn from the Mustelus asterias unplaced genomic scaffold, sMusAst1.hap1.1 HAP1_SCAFFOLD_1891, whole genome shotgun sequence genome and encodes:
- the LOC144488978 gene encoding uncharacterized protein LOC144488978 yields the protein MEEKSTVHSGEKLYTCSMCGQDFNQSSSLSEHNCRHNREMAWKCEDCGKGFNCPSLLETHRCSHAGKRPFTCSLCGKGFNWPSNLAIHQRVHTGEKPFTCSQCGKQFSHSYNLRIHQRVHTGEKPFTCSQCGKGFAHSANLLRHQQIHTGEKPFTCSQCGKEFANQSHLLIHQRVHTGERPFTCSVCGRGFTQSSDLLIHQRVHTGDRPFICSQCGKGFTRSAKLLIHQQVHTGEKPFTCSVCGKGFSQSFNLLAHQRIHTGERPFTCSQCGKRFSQSSHLRTHQRIHTGERQFTCSQCGTGFTTSSNLLRHQRTHK